A segment of the Zingiber officinale cultivar Zhangliang chromosome 8B, Zo_v1.1, whole genome shotgun sequence genome:
tccgctcatgaaaaactgaattgTGTGTAATTTGAATAACACTCTGATTATTACAATATAACTAAGTAGGTTAATGAAGAGAGACACCCATATCCGCAAGCAACTAACACAAACAAACTATTTCACAAGCAGTTGAGATCATGGCACGATACTTagcttctgtggaagatctagaaataacatcttgccTTTTACTCTTctaagaaatgagggaatcactaAGAAAAATGCAGAAGCAGTGGTAGATTTGCGATCCGTAGGATCACCAGCTCAATCCGCATCAgagttgttggttggtcctaggaagatcgtacgggttccactgtaaaaaatttttgtacaagtgtctaacctttcctaaacaacctattgtgttctttagaaattaaattaggaatcgcaaatggaacttaacattattgattccaaatttaacttatctgttcttaatggtttagatttggatcgcaaacgatgcttaatattattgatccaaatccacctatgttataaatttaattaaatattaatttaagaaatcggcttccaggttaaacatggtgaggcactaggccttcttggatatgagagcaaccaccacttcctagacaaagcctttcaatgaaatctaatatttaatttccttatataactctaggtttaaccaaaaggaacaatcgaatcacaaattcgaaaaataaaaaaaaacacaaactcgaatcacaaattcgaaactctagaatcatatgtctcgtgtttggaattcatacaaaggaaaactagtatgatgcggaaaataattactagttatacctttctttgtatgcaacgacctcttgatcttctaccgtattcctcttcttatctaggacgttgtgtgagcaacgatctaccgagatgagaaccacccaagcccttctttcttcttcaccaagtttcggccaccaaagctcctccaaggatgtagaggttcggccaccaccactaagctccaagggatgctagaaacaaaaaccTCCTTTATCTCCTTTTTCTCCTAacttgaaccggccaccaacaagagctccaagagagggatgaaaccggccactaaagaagaagaggaggagaagagcaatggctagggccggccaccaacaaggaagagagggaggaaaatagaatagagttagcacccatgaaggcacccctactccctcttttataatccttagtcttgacaaataaggaaaatttaaataaaaccttccttattttctttgccatgaaaaggaaaatttaattgattaaaaccaatttccttttcttaatcataatggtcggccacctcatagctccaaacaagctaaggaaagttttaataacacaagaattaaaacttcctaatttatctccggaaattttaaataaaaatttctttgttaatttttcccttcatggttggttataaaaggaaattttataaattaaaatctttcttttaaacatgtggatgatttccaaaaagaaaagttatctttaaaattaaaatctcctttcaatctacaaataaggaaagatatcaaatcttttcttaatcctttgtagaaacttataaaaggaaaaatttataattttaaaactctcttttaaatcatgaacatggttataaaaaggaaagttttctcaaaattaaaatcttcctttcaatctacaaataaggaaagatatcatattttttcttaatcttttgtagaaaggtataaaaaggaaagatttaaattttaaactctcttttaaaaccatggaatccacgtaagaaaaattttaaaaattaaaacccttttaatttgattagggCCGGTCActtatgcttgggctccaagcattggccgaccacctacttggctcatcctattggtcttggtcggccctagcttgaactccaagctagcttggccgaccccattaggataggtaggaaggtgggtataattctctatatacaagaggctacgatagggacagagaagaggaattggttttagtctcccgatgaaattaagcttcccgtgttcgccccgaacacccaacttaatttcatcaataataattcattccactaaagaattattattgaactaccacaccaatcccaaattacattttgggcatcttcttatcatgagtgtgttaatctccctatgtttaagatgtcgaatgtccactaattaaatgagttactgacaactctctttaattaatatcttagtccaagagtagtaccactcaaccttatcgtcatgtcggactaagtccacctgcagggtttaagatgacaatccttatgagctcctcttggggacattatcaacctagataactaggacacagattccttctataatcaacaacacacactataagtaatatcatttcccaacttatcgggcctattgatttatcgagctaaatctcaccctttgataagtcaaagaaataaatactaaatatatgtacttgttattatattaggattaagagaacacacttccataataactaaggtcttgttcttttattaagtcagtataaaaagaacttaccttaaatggtcctgctcaattcactcagagtgtactagtgtaatttatcagtcaagataaactaatacctaattacactacgactattccaatgatttgttcctttccatctcagtcatgagctactgtttatatttataaggaattaataacatgatcttctgtgtgtgacaccacacaccatgttatctacaatataaattaatcgaataactatacttaacttataaatgtagatatttgaccaatatgattcttatttctaagtaaatgtttatacaaaaagctagacttttagtatacatttcaacAAGAGTATGCACACAactcaagagatgaagtagaaggaaataaaaggctttgaaattgagtgccccgaaGATATCTAAGAATACGAAGAACAACAACCCAATGAACTATAGTTGGTGTAGCGATAAATTAACTAACCACATAAACAGCATACGCAATATCTATACAAGTCacggtgagataaaccaagcttccaataatagttctgtacaaactaggattCGACAAAGGTAAGCCATCAGAtagagaatatcgagcattagtctcaataggagtatcaataactctattatcagtaagacgagcacactcaaacagatcagatatatactttgactgagataaaGGATAACATTTCGGGGAATAAACAACCTCAATGTCCAGAAAGTAGTGGAGTATagccaagtctttcatagcaaaacaatgagTCAACTCAAACTTCAAGAATGtaattccatcagaatcatcactagtaataatcatgtcatcaaaatataatgataaaagtatacgacctgcactcgtacatctgacaacaatgttgaatcatgattactaggatatCACTGTAGAAAACTTCTCAAACtaagcacgaggtgcttgtttgagaccataaagcgctTTACGAAGCTTGCAAATTTCACCAGGTTGGTatgaaataccaggaggaggtgtcatataaacttcttcataaaaatcaccatttagaaatgcattcttgacatccatctgagatattctccatcgacgaACAGAAGCAACAATAATTAGAGTACGAATAGTCATTATTTTTGCAATaggagcaaatgtttcctcattatccatgtcatactcttgagaataacctttagtaacaagacgagctttgtatcaTTCGATAGATccattagatttagttttgatcttatatatccaacgagaaccaatagtaTGTTTTCCTGGTGCCAATGGAACCAAATTTCATGTATGACTTTGATGCAAAGTAATTAGTTTCTCAGTCATATCACTCTGCCAAAGCGGGTTAGAAACAACTTCTTTATAGGATACGGACTCAGAAAGATAATgaatgatgcaacaaatgaagcaaaagaataagaattaccggagtaagcaaaatctggtagtttagtagacttacgaacacgaGTGGATTAACGACgatggagagaaggatcatccgtaatctcaggagatgattgggtagtggcagaaggaggagTATGTGGAGTGGATATCTCGGGAAtcaaagtaccagattcagttgGGCTACTAGTAGGAGCTATGGGTGAAGCTTCCTCAGTGTCGGTATTGAAAAGGACCAATGCAAAATAGATCTGACttttgtcatattatgcgaattagcagaaatagaaaagaatggaatatgttCAAGAAACACAATATGACGAGAGACATAATTTTTTACTAACGAGATCAAAACAACAatatcctttttgactaacacCATAACTCAGAAAGACACAAAAAGCAGACTGAGAGGCTAATTTATTACGCTCGACATGTGGACGAAGGATGAAACAAGTATAACCAAAGACACGCAAAGAGGAGTAGAGAGGAGCATGctcatacaatttttcaaaaggtgacaagccttcattgtgtgaggttggaattctattaatcacaTGAGCAGTGGTAAGGATTGCTTCCCTTCAAAAGGTACTAGGAACACtggcagacaataaaaatgaacgggCTATTTCAATAAGATGTCTATGTTTTTGTTCAATCACACCATTAtgttcaggagtatctgtacacgaggtttgatgaatagtatcaTCAGAAGCAAGTAACTGTGAAAAATGATTCAAAGTGTATTCGCCCCCTAAATCACAGcgaaaacactttatgacactagaatgtttAGTTTTTACAAGAGCTCTGAAGTTGTTgaaaatgataagataatcatacctaggtttcataagataaacccaagagtaacaagtgcaatcatcaataaatgaaacataatatcttgaacccccttttgtaggaataggagagggtccccacagacggtggacgcatgacatctctggcataatggtcagaggtcgattctcaggaattgacgacctaagatttaccccaccatgcgcctatgacctgtgtacctgcatgtatTTGAAGGgcactggaattccgttctgttttaatttccctgtacaaaaaaaattgtacaagaataaAATTCTTCCTAGTAACCCGCACGTTCGATCAAAGATGTGttcgatcaatcaagcaagttcttgaatgatcaaagcgcaccttgatcgaaatacaagatcgctggcctcctgtgttggtattcaaaatcgatacgcaAAATCGATAtaaagaaaaatgaaactagatacgcagcggaattaaagaactagttgtaccttttctttgtagctaaagacctcttgatcttctgtcgtattcctctcctcttcatggacgtcgtgtgagtgacGATTTACTAAGAACAAactaccctccttctcttctcttccaaaaccacCGGCCAAAaaaaggagtctctaggatggggtaccttctaatcttcttcttcttcttcttcctctccttcctcttctttcttgtgttcctcttcttccttttattcaagccgccgaccaccaagaagaagaagcactacaagaaaacagggcttTAGAGACGTCGAAATCAGTAGGACAAGACGTTGACGTCGAAATCGACAGAAAATAGATGTCAGCGCTGAAATCAATAATAATAGTAGGAGACGACAGTGACAACAGAAAGCAATAACAAGGGATAGTAGAAAAAATTATGTCAGAGAAGGAGAACCACtttgataccatgtagaaattaagagaaagaaaaaaaaactaactatATTATTGAATCTAAAACTGATACTTATAAATAAagagtataaggtcttatatagttaagttaagaaaccttaaactctattaaaaaaaaaaagttcaaattaccctaaaaattataaacaaataaatatataatctaatgATGAGAAATTTCAATAGGATTGGATATGTCACCTTCGAGATTAATTGGATTATAAAAGTTTAATATCTAGATTTTAttgaattatgaaaataatttcttataatatAAGATAAGACGGTATATAATACACTAGTTTTCAGAATCTCATATTGACAAAAATTTCGTACATCATATTactcttttaaaataataataaaattattacggTATAACTTAAACGGATAGTTGCAAAACAAACTGACTCATATTGGGATAGGCAACATTAATCTAGTATGCTAGATAGACCGATCCATTTAAAGAGTTGGGAAATCCTAGTCCACTGAATTCATGATGGGCTACAGATTAGGCAAGTGCTCGAACTTAATCAACATTGTTATAGGGatcatttataataatatttaagcAATTTTAATGAAATTGAAGTGATTTAAatacttttaattaagttaataaaaaaatattttatataaaaatacttaatgaataataattttaataatttgattaaaattaattactaTATCCTTTAGATAATATCGTTGGAATAAATatggttttaaaataaaatataaaatagaaggaattttattaaaaataatagcaTGTAAGAGACAATTATTGTCTCAAACAATTACTTTTATCCTATCAAAAACAATATATCTGACTTATTATTAACTTTATGTTAAAGAaccaaaaatattatttatttattcatgGTTAATAGAAGTTAAATGAGTTAACAAGTAATTAGATTAATACATCTTTTTTAATTAATCTATATATGGAAAAGGTCGGTCGCTAAGCCTTGTAACCGATCCCTTTTATCTTGCCACATCGAACCTACGCCGATAAAAGGCCATCTACGACCGTTCGATCGAAAGATTCCTTTCTAATTGCTAATCCTGTACGTCCATTTCTCAATACTAACGCCCCAACTTCGGTTACCAGGGGGCCATCCGAACGCAACAATCCTTCTCCGCCGTGTTCCTCTTAGCCTCCGCCGCGGGCGGAGATTCTCCGGCGAGGAATAACGGCGGCGGCTGAAGCGGAAGCGGCCGTTCTGTAAATAGAAGCCACACCGATCTGAAAACCCTGGTTCTTTTGCGGCCGCATTGATGCGACGATCGAATGTCCGACCGTCGGAAGTCGGACCCGTACACGCACCCGAGACATCGTGCGCGATGATCGCCTTCAAGCCCCACCAGCTCCGTCCCCCCTCCTCCTCTTCCCGCTTTTCCATCCTCCCCAAGCATCGCCGCCCTCGCCGCCGCGCCGCCCTAGTCGGCTCCGCCCTCGCTGCCGTGCTTCTCTGCCTCTTCGTAGCCTCGAGAGGCCTCAATCGCCCCAAATACTCGATCGTCGTTGATGGCGGCAGTACTGGGTCTCGGATCCACGTTTTCGCGTACAGGAGCGGGTGGGGATCGTTGCCTGCCCTTGATACGGGCCTTTCGGCGTCTATGAAAGTCTCCCCGGGCCTCTCCTCTTACTCGTCGAATCCGGATACCGCTGGGAAGTCTCTGGCGGAACTGCTGGAGTTTGCTAAGGTTAAAGTTCCGCCAGAAGTGTGGGAAGATACCGAAGTAAGGCTGATGGCGACGGCAGGTTTGAGGTTGCTGGATGCTTCGGTAGTGAATAGGATACTGGAGTCTTGCAGGAAGGTCTTCCGATCTTCTGCTTTCAGATTCCAGGACGATTGGGCATCTGTGATTTCAGGCAGGTGAATTTTGTTTGCTTCTTTGAATTTTCATACTGTATTAATTCGAACAATGCTTCTTTGAATATAGATACTTAAATTCCTATTATAATTGTTCCTTTCAGGTTCATTGGGATTAATTGAGTACAGTAGTCAGATATAATACACCTGTTATTAGTAATTCTATGTTTTTAGGGAACTAAATCTGGCTATGAGCTTCAGTCTTTCTTTTACTGGGACACATAAGCtgcattaattttttttcctcaacaagGAGTCGCAAGGAAAAGGAAATAAGATCATAGGGCCTTCCATTGTCATTGCTACAGAAAAAAGCCCAACTTTTAGTTGTGGGTTTGGTAGATATTAGTTGGCTTAAACATGATAAGGGGTTGGATTGGATAAGCAAActgaatattaaaataatatggtCTCCACGTATATATGCATTATATAAACCTTTTCATCCCTGAGTGTACATTTTGTCCAACCATCTAATGGCGATGCATACTATCAGATGTGGTAAACCAACACATGCCTATTTTCTACTGCATAGCAATACATTATAAGGTATTATTGTTAGAAAAAGTTGCATCTGCATGGTTGATTATGTATATTTGCTTACAGGGAAGTAAAATTTGTATAACATGCAAATCTAAATTCTGTGATTGATCTCTAATACATAATTTGGAAAATCTTCATCAGTTCTTAATTAATGGCATGGGGTCAGCATGGTACCAATATTTCCTAAGTACATCTGTACACTATTACTTAAATGTAAGCTTTTTGGCAAAAGATTAATTGATCATGATATTTGTTATCTTAAGGCTtagattttaattgataatattaacaTTGTACCCTTTCTGACAGCCATAATGTTTACAGAGCTCACTTATATATTGAGAAGTTAACCtccaattttttttatcatggtacatttattttaattatctttttACAGGCAGTGATGAAGGCATCTATGCATGGGTTGcagctaactatgccctgggtaCTCTAGGAGCTGATCCTAAGATTACTACTGGGATATTTGAACTTGGAGGGGCTTCAGCTCAGGTCTCATCTCTCCATTTCATAAGATGTTTAAATATCTTCCACTAAAGATTTATTCCAGTGGCAACAGTTTGTGttagttttaagaattttgattATTTATTCACTTTTCAAACAAGTAACTAGTTATGCTTCCATATATCTTGGTACTTGTGACTAATATTTGTCTAGAAGTGCCTTGTTTTGTTACTGAGAAATAACAAGTGACATGATTGTCTtgatcatgaaaaaatagttattAGTGGAAGCTATGAAGAGAAAACAATATTTATTTACCTAAAAAATAAGTTTCTTTTTGTAATATTGGTTCAGTCATATGAATGGATGACCCTATCATTGCCACCGACTAAGTTATGCACCAGTATGTAGGGTACCGAATTAGATTATATTCAGTTTGATGACTTACTATTTTCTAATGCCCTGATTATCTGTTTCAGATAACTTTTGTTTCGAGTGTGCCCTTGGTCTCAGAGTTCTCTCATTTACTTACCATTGGGAAAATCACTTATAACCTGTACAGCCACAGCTTTCTCAATCTTGGTCAGGTGACTTTCCTTAAAAATTCAGATTTGCCTTTACTACTCATAACTATGTAGTCTGTCCTTTATTAAGTTATTCTAAGATTATTTCTTCATGCTGACAAATGcacattttataatttaaaactaTAAAGAAGACAAGTCCTTTTGAATCCATTATATTATTGTATTATTAGTTATGCCATGAAATAAATCTACAGAATGTGAACTTTGCATATGAGGAAGAGCTGTTCCAGTTGCACATGGCACTTTCTTGGGCAAGAGATCTGAACCATTCCCTGCAACTTCCTCCTTTCCTCTTTTAAGAATAATTGTAGCTACTTTTATTAGGAAGATAATGTAGATAATCTTAAAGCACACAATGTAGATGATCATGAGAAACCAGAGAATCACCATTGCTTTGCATTTTGAAGATGGAAATGAGAAAATAATCATTAAAAGATTATTTGGTTTTCTAGGTAAGACTTGTCTTTTCATCCAACCTGACATTTTACACTTAAGTCTGGCACTTGATGGTGCTGCTGATATCAGTAGCCTGGCTGTGCTGCACTATGAAAGCTAATTACCGCTGTATGTCATTATCATTAGAAGTTTCCCAAGTATTAGAAAGAATTGTTGAACAGGAATTATTTCAGCAACTAGTTCATTATTAATATTAAGTAATCATTGTCTTTGTGGGTTCTGCTAATGGGCATCTGATGTTGTTTATGTTGCCAACACAGTAACGATTAATTCATGATTGTTTCTATTAAATCATGTTACACTCTGCCATTAAGCATGGTGGCCATACTTCAGTGATATTTATCCATCTTATGCTCAAACTTTCTGTATGATTTTGCTCGAAGAATCAAATCTTATGCTTCAACCTTATCTTCCTATCCCTCAGTTTAATGTTAAGTAAAACATCCTATTTTATTCATGCCTTATAAATAGGGAGCTAACTATTGTTATTCTGCAGAATGTGGCTTATGACATGCTTCATGAATTGCTTAGCTCAAGAGACCTAAATTCATGTAAGTTCATCAGTATTTAACTCTTACTGGTGCTCAATTAGTTTGTAATTGGCTTCATAAATTGCAGAGTCCATAGATCAAATGTTAAAAACTTAACTAGAGTTTGTGCTtaacttttgattttttttccccttcatgtagGCCATTCTAATTGGTGCTGATGTGGTTGTGTACTTCTTATTCAAGTCTCTCTTGTTACTTGCCTCTAGGGACAATATACCTTTGTTCAGAATTTGGTTTTGTTTGTGTAGTGAcagtggttttttttttttaaatatatggaAAATTGGAAATATATTTTGGTGATGGCAGATTTCGTACCTAGGACCATGGCAACAACTTCGAAGGTTTTTACCAACACTTAGTAGAAAGCTTCACTTCACAGTGGATTGCCTAAATTTACAGTTGATGATTGTAGCCTCCAACTCTTTCTAATACAAAATTTGGTGAACTATGATTCACTATCACATTATATATATAAACTGAGATTTATGCTACTAGATTAGAGCATTGAGATAGGAGGTATGTGCATTTAGCCAAGGACATAATTttttgttttgttcttcatcttaTGTTACTTGAATGAAGCCATGCTAGGAAGAACTTTGAAGCTTCCATCAAGATATGACCTATTAAGTAGAATGATAGAGAATGCACGAAGGTTTTTTCAGTTCTGGTACTTGTTGTGGATTTAATAAGAAGTAATTTCTTTGTAGATTTTTGAAACAATCTTTCATATTATAGATTAAATACTTGGTAAATCTGGTTTTAGCATCTATCACCTTAAGTTCCTTGTATTTCAAAGATTTACTGTCTTGCATTTCAATGGAGAAGTTTGAAGGAAGAGGATGACTAGACATTTATTTGCAAGTTATTGGTCGcttagtttgcatttcctttctaacATTCTGCAGTGTACTCTTCATGCACTTCCTAAATGTTGAGTAAACAATTCAGTCTTTCATCACATTTTCTTTCTGTTTAATGTAAGTCTTACATTAGGCTTACATAAATTGTGTCTATAGCTTCTTTTGGCATCTCCAACAGTGGGGAGGGCTTTTGGCCTTTTTTGTGGCCCCCACCAAATATGAAGAAAGAGACTAAGAAGCTGGGTTAGCAAAATCGGACCCAGCTTCTTAATTTTTGATGGTACATAGGAAAGAGAAATCTAAAAAGGCCGGAAAACCTCAGTTGGAGATGCCCTTATTGTTTTCCTAATAGTTAATCCACTCGACACTTGTTCTTTGTTGCAGCTGCAGATTTTTCACAGGAAGGAATCTATGTGGATCCATGTACTCCTAGAGGATATGTGCATGAAATAGAATCACAAACGTTTTCTTCTGGCCTTATTCATGCAAAGTCCAAATTTAGATCTTCCCATGCTAATGGTAACTTCTCCAAATGTAGAATGGCTGCACTGAAGCTTTTAGCGAAGGAAAATGGTAGCTAGTCACTTCTACTCCTAAAGAATATTTTCATTATTAACTTATGGCCTATTTTTTCATTTTTCCTTTTACATTTTTAACCTAAATATTTTCCATTAGTCCGAATAGTTACCTCAGTCAGATCATCGAGATACTTCCTTACACAGTGGGATATAAGAAATATTAGTCTCTGTATTAGAAATAATACCCAAGAACATATGTTTGAAATAATCAGAATCCATGCTATTTTATCACCACCTCATTTTTGATTCTGCAAATATGTCATAGCAAAAGTCCTCCAAGGAAGGGGAACTCATGACAGTCAATCCTTTGCATAATTGAATAAAACATTGTATTCCTATTCTACCTtctaagaaaagttttaatataCTTCTAATATTATACTCCTTTTCTTAGCTATTTCAAGCATCATGCCCAAATATGCTTGTattattcaaaaaatatttttctcgaGTTTACTACATTTACCGGGATAGCTTTCATGTATTCCTGAATTCAAACAATAAATGCACCTTCATACTAGgcaattttttctttttgtttagcATAACTGATTTTCTTTTGAAGAATAAGTTCATGGTATTCCAAATAATTGATCTTAAGTAGTTGAAAGCTGAATCTTGTGGCTTGTTGTTGATATTCCAGCGCATGTGGTTATCGTGTAGCCTCAGAAGGGGAAGAATCTACTTTACATTCTGTGatgattaaaaaaaagaaaacaaattaaattattgCAGTTCATGTAAAAAAAACTATGTGAAAGCTGCTGCCATGATAAAGTTAAAtctgttttttttccctttagAAATCtcatgtttttttaataaaagataaatagGGTCTGCAAACAATGGATTCTCTACCTTGTCATAGAACTCGCCCTGATTTGATTTTAAGAATTCACATGCGCTGTATTCAAAGATGTCAAAGCATAAAGCAATATTCTGGTCTCTTTATCTCACCATCTGTTT
Coding sequences within it:
- the LOC122015331 gene encoding probable apyrase 6; translated protein: MRRSNVRPSEVGPVHAPETSCAMIAFKPHQLRPPSSSSRFSILPKHRRPRRRAALVGSALAAVLLCLFVASRGLNRPKYSIVVDGGSTGSRIHVFAYRSGWGSLPALDTGLSASMKVSPGLSSYSSNPDTAGKSLAELLEFAKVKVPPEVWEDTEVRLMATAGLRLLDASVVNRILESCRKVFRSSAFRFQDDWASVISGSDEGIYAWVAANYALGTLGADPKITTGIFELGGASAQITFVSSVPLVSEFSHLLTIGKITYNLYSHSFLNLGQNVAYDMLHELLSSRDLNSSADFSQEGIYVDPCTPRGYVHEIESQTFSSGLIHAKSKFRSSHANGNFSKCRMAALKLLAKENEKCLDQYCRLGLKFIPILEGRFFATENFFYTSKFFGLGETSSLSDLISAGEKYCSEDWSQIINEYNTYQKEDLSKFCFSSAYILALLNDTLEIDLDDRRIVFAKQVGNVPLDWALGAFIVRQALQPKIETSDRITAVVRNESSPWLSTIVASILLTFAAWFLLRCMRPKLKIIYDLERGRYILTLVKQ